A single window of Paenibacillus sp. SYP-B4298 DNA harbors:
- a CDS encoding (Fe-S)-binding protein produces the protein MRCGFCLPACPTFGETGIEAESPRGRIALMKAVADGIMEPDQAFEEQMNHCLGCRACEPACPADVKYGQLIEQARDAIEDHTESHRWWVKLARQAAFRYVFPEQRQMKRLGSVLALYQRTGLARVVRGAGLLRVLPKPMREMEKILPAASGKGVVELAGERHPAKGEKVATVGLFRGCLMDVLFTQTNLKTVELLTAAGFEVVIPAEQNCCGALHAHSGEAEGARELARGNIRHFRAAGVDFIVSNAGGCGAILKEYDHLLHEDEAYAEDAQWFAERVIDVSALLMRCGHLPEFADATGKEVRVTYQDSCHLRNVMRSSDAPRNLIRRIGGVQFVEMKEADRCCGSAGIYNLTQPEMAGQLLDHKMEHAEATEAAYVLTSNPGCLLQMKHGIDKHGLSGRMQAEHIVDFLYERMVEQRS, from the coding sequence ATGCGATGCGGGTTCTGTCTGCCAGCCTGTCCAACCTTCGGCGAGACCGGGATTGAGGCAGAGTCGCCGCGCGGCCGCATCGCGCTGATGAAGGCAGTCGCTGATGGCATCATGGAGCCGGATCAGGCGTTCGAGGAGCAGATGAATCATTGCCTGGGCTGCCGGGCGTGCGAGCCGGCGTGTCCTGCCGATGTGAAGTACGGTCAGCTCATCGAGCAGGCGCGTGATGCAATCGAGGATCATACCGAGAGTCATCGCTGGTGGGTGAAGCTGGCGCGCCAGGCTGCCTTCCGCTATGTCTTCCCGGAGCAGCGGCAGATGAAGCGGCTCGGCAGCGTGCTCGCGCTCTATCAGCGCACAGGGCTCGCGCGGGTTGTGCGCGGCGCGGGTCTGCTGCGTGTGCTGCCTAAGCCGATGCGCGAGATGGAGAAGATTCTGCCGGCTGCATCCGGCAAGGGCGTCGTGGAGCTCGCAGGCGAGCGGCACCCGGCCAAGGGGGAGAAGGTGGCCACGGTCGGGCTGTTCCGTGGCTGTCTGATGGATGTGCTGTTCACCCAGACGAATCTCAAGACGGTCGAGCTGTTGACCGCGGCGGGGTTCGAGGTCGTTATTCCAGCGGAGCAGAACTGCTGCGGAGCACTGCATGCTCACAGCGGGGAGGCAGAGGGTGCGCGCGAGCTGGCGCGCGGCAACATCCGGCATTTCCGCGCGGCCGGTGTGGACTTCATCGTCTCCAATGCGGGCGGCTGTGGCGCGATCTTGAAGGAGTATGACCATCTGCTGCATGAGGATGAGGCATATGCGGAGGATGCACAGTGGTTCGCAGAGCGTGTCATCGATGTCAGCGCGTTGCTGATGCGCTGCGGTCATCTGCCGGAATTTGCCGATGCAACCGGCAAGGAGGTGCGTGTCACGTATCAGGACTCCTGCCATTTGCGCAATGTCATGCGTTCCTCCGATGCGCCTCGCAATCTGATTCGCAGGATCGGAGGCGTACAGTTTGTTGAGATGAAGGAGGCGGACCGCTGCTGCGGCTCGGCAGGCATCTACAATCTGACCCAGCCGGAGATGGCGGGGCAACTGCTCGATCACAAGATGGAGCATGCGGAGGCTACGGAGGCTGCCTATGTATTGACCAGCAATCCTGGCTGCCTGCTGCAGATGAAGCACGGGATTGACAAGCATGGCTTGTCCGGTCGCATGCAGGCTGAACATATCGTTGACTTCCTGTATGAGCGGATGGTGGAGCAGCGGAGTTAG
- a CDS encoding glycoside hydrolase family 88/105 protein, with amino-acid sequence MPPLQFDEQLILDVIDRVVHRTFRMDFNWDWPGGVAFYGVAEAYEATKNPHYIELLKGWIDEKLEDGLPKLSVNGVSIGHALISVYKATGEQVYLDVAIQLADYLKNDAERFAEGIFQHTVNSETYNFPQQAWVDTMMMAGYFLIRMGNLLGRSDYLEDGLRQYHGHEELLQDPDTNLYYHGWDHIQQSHMSAIFWARGNAWAALTMAKSFDEVPVTHPSFMIIEGSMRDQLSSLVRLQSDNGMWHTVLTDPASYEETSGSCGIATALLSRGTLYNKYIQRSIDGILKQIKEDGSVMGVSAGTAVMDDADGYKGVSCKRVQGWGQGLALAFLAELLRSRTRQFS; translated from the coding sequence ATGCCGCCATTACAATTTGATGAACAACTGATCCTGGATGTTATTGATCGGGTCGTCCACCGGACCTTCCGCATGGACTTTAACTGGGATTGGCCGGGAGGCGTCGCCTTCTACGGAGTAGCCGAGGCCTATGAAGCGACGAAGAACCCGCATTATATCGAGCTGTTGAAGGGCTGGATCGATGAGAAGCTGGAGGATGGGCTGCCCAAGCTGTCTGTGAACGGCGTGTCGATCGGCCATGCGCTTATCTCCGTCTACAAGGCCACTGGAGAGCAAGTGTATCTCGATGTTGCCATTCAATTGGCAGACTACCTCAAGAATGATGCGGAACGGTTTGCAGAGGGTATCTTCCAGCACACGGTCAATTCAGAGACGTATAATTTCCCGCAGCAGGCATGGGTGGACACGATGATGATGGCGGGATACTTCTTGATCCGCATGGGCAATCTGCTCGGAAGATCAGATTACCTGGAGGATGGGCTGAGGCAATATCACGGGCATGAGGAATTGCTGCAGGACCCGGATACGAACCTCTACTACCACGGCTGGGATCATATTCAGCAGAGCCATATGTCCGCCATCTTCTGGGCCAGAGGCAATGCATGGGCGGCGCTCACGATGGCCAAATCCTTCGATGAGGTGCCCGTCACGCATCCTTCCTTCATGATTATTGAAGGCTCCATGCGCGACCAGCTCAGCTCGCTCGTCCGACTGCAATCCGACAATGGCATGTGGCATACGGTGTTGACTGATCCTGCCTCCTATGAGGAAACCTCCGGCTCCTGCGGCATCGCCACTGCGCTGCTGTCACGGGGAACGCTGTACAACAAGTATATTCAGCGGTCCATTGACGGCATCCTGAAGCAGATCAAGGAGGACGGCTCGGTCATGGGCGTCTCTGCCGGCACCGCCGTCATGGATGATGCCGATGGCTATAAGGGTGTTTCCTGCAAGCGTGTTCAGGGCTGGGGTCAAGGGCTCGCACTCGCCTTTCTGGCTGAGCTGCTGCGCTCACGTACCCGACAGTTCAGCTAA
- a CDS encoding carbohydrate ABC transporter permease produces MIYPILWLAASSFKPNDEIFTNAYSLIPSRFVVENYMSGWKGFAGNTFATFFGNSFFIVTVSTIGAVISSALVAYGLARIQFFGRSFWFACMMVTLMLPHDVTIIPQYIMFAKLGWLSSFKPVIVPSFFAMPFFIFLIMQFIRTVPPELDEAAKMDGCSKYGIFFRIMVPLIVPALVTATIFSFYWKWDDFINPLLYLNKPSLYPVSLALKLFLDGESLNNWGGMFAMSTLSLVPITLVFFLFQKYIVEGISTSGLK; encoded by the coding sequence ATGATCTACCCGATCCTGTGGCTGGCAGCCAGCTCCTTCAAGCCCAATGACGAGATTTTCACCAACGCTTACAGCCTGATCCCGAGCCGCTTCGTAGTGGAGAACTATATGTCCGGCTGGAAGGGCTTTGCCGGGAACACGTTCGCAACCTTCTTCGGCAACTCCTTTTTTATCGTGACGGTGTCGACGATCGGGGCGGTGATCAGCTCTGCGCTCGTCGCCTATGGCCTGGCAAGAATTCAATTCTTCGGCCGCAGCTTCTGGTTCGCCTGCATGATGGTTACGCTCATGCTGCCGCATGATGTGACGATTATTCCACAGTACATCATGTTCGCCAAGCTCGGCTGGCTGTCATCCTTCAAGCCTGTCATTGTGCCCAGCTTTTTCGCGATGCCCTTCTTCATCTTCCTGATCATGCAGTTCATCCGCACCGTTCCGCCAGAGCTGGACGAGGCGGCCAAGATGGATGGCTGCAGCAAATACGGCATCTTCTTCCGCATCATGGTGCCGCTCATTGTGCCGGCGCTGGTAACAGCAACGATCTTCTCCTTCTACTGGAAGTGGGATGACTTCATCAATCCGCTGCTCTACCTGAACAAGCCGAGTCTGTATCCGGTGTCCCTGGCGCTCAAGCTGTTCCTCGACGGTGAGTCGCTCAACAACTGGGGCGGGATGTTCGCCATGTCCACCCTGTCGCTCGTTCCGATTACACTGGTCTTCTTCCTCTTCCAAAAGTATATCGTCGAGGGCATCAGCACCAGCGGTCTGAAATAG
- a CDS encoding carbohydrate ABC transporter permease encodes MKLRDNNHIVGYVFTSPFIIGFLVFTLYPIISSLYYSFTDYNLLQAPRLVGLDNYKTMFLDDERLIKSFAVTFTYVFGSVPLRLAFALAVAMMLNRVIGGVGLYRSAYYLPSLIGGSVAVSIMWTQVFGDQGLVNSFLGLVGIQSSTSWIGSPGTALWTLVALSVWQFGSSMLIFLAGLKNIPTSLYEAASVDGASGIRKFFSITLPLLSPIILFNLIMQLISAFMTFTPAYIISRGTGGPLDNTLLYSLYLYRRAFEFYEMGYASAMAWIMLILIAVLTLIIFKTSSMWVHYESKGDK; translated from the coding sequence ATGAAGCTGCGAGACAATAACCATATCGTGGGGTACGTATTTACTTCGCCGTTCATCATCGGTTTTCTGGTCTTCACCCTGTACCCTATCATCTCGTCCCTGTACTATTCGTTCACCGACTACAACCTTCTGCAAGCTCCTCGCCTGGTCGGCCTCGATAATTATAAGACGATGTTCCTGGATGACGAGCGGCTGATCAAATCGTTCGCAGTCACCTTTACCTACGTCTTCGGCAGCGTCCCGCTCCGTCTCGCCTTCGCGCTGGCGGTAGCCATGATGCTGAATCGAGTCATCGGCGGCGTCGGACTGTATCGCTCGGCCTACTACCTGCCATCGCTCATTGGCGGTAGTGTCGCTGTCTCGATCATGTGGACGCAGGTATTTGGCGATCAGGGCCTAGTGAATTCCTTTCTCGGTCTGGTCGGCATCCAGAGCAGCACCTCCTGGATCGGCAGTCCGGGTACTGCGCTCTGGACGCTCGTGGCCTTGTCCGTCTGGCAGTTCGGCTCCTCCATGCTGATCTTCCTGGCAGGGCTGAAGAATATACCAACGTCCCTCTATGAGGCAGCTAGTGTGGACGGAGCAAGCGGCATCCGCAAATTTTTCAGCATTACGCTGCCGCTGCTTAGCCCGATTATTCTGTTCAACCTGATCATGCAGCTCATCTCGGCCTTCATGACCTTTACACCGGCCTATATCATCTCCCGTGGAACCGGCGGGCCGCTGGACAACACACTGCTCTATTCGCTATACCTGTACCGCAGAGCATTCGAATTTTACGAGATGGGATACGCTTCTGCGATGGCATGGATCATGCTGATTCTGATCGCCGTGCTGACTCTGATCATTTTCAAAACCTCCAGCATGTGGGTTCACTACGAATCGAAGGGAGACAAGTAG
- a CDS encoding ABC transporter substrate-binding protein, which yields MKKLVPILVSFALMFSLAACGGNSSSTTSNSSTAASGNTSSSGSDASGGDNKKDVTLRVAWWGGQSRHDYTLEVIKLYQQKYPHVTIETEYAAFDDYWKKLAPQAAANQLPDVIQMDISYLSQYGTRGQLADLEPFIQSGALHVNDISENNLSGGKLGGKLLAINLGSNALSATVDEELLKASGIETPLKEDWTWTDFDALGEKLKASGKMIVADLRHDVFFPFFLRMNNQHMYNGTDYTLGYDDDKYFVDFYTMYKGWYDKGYLLSLDKLAQKKGTPEDDEMVMGNAAAAIGWSNQYLLAANTANRPLAMQPVPGWSSNGALFLKPSMFFAVSESSAIKEEAAKFIDFFVNDIEANKIIKGERGVPVSSKVRDELKPLLSEQETKIFEYVAWAEQNSTAMDPPNPVGAVEVDKLLKDTVEQILYNKTSVEDAAKKFREDANKILAKNKP from the coding sequence ATGAAAAAGCTGGTTCCGATTCTGGTATCCTTCGCTCTCATGTTCTCGCTGGCTGCATGCGGCGGCAACAGCTCGAGCACGACGAGCAACTCGTCCACCGCAGCCTCCGGCAATACATCATCCAGCGGCAGCGACGCCTCCGGCGGAGACAACAAAAAAGACGTGACGCTGCGCGTCGCCTGGTGGGGCGGACAATCTCGCCATGATTATACGCTGGAGGTCATCAAGCTGTATCAGCAGAAATATCCGCATGTTACGATCGAGACCGAATATGCCGCCTTCGACGACTACTGGAAGAAGCTTGCGCCTCAGGCCGCGGCGAACCAGCTACCGGATGTCATCCAGATGGATATCTCCTACCTGTCCCAATATGGAACACGAGGTCAGTTGGCTGACCTCGAGCCGTTCATTCAGAGCGGAGCACTGCATGTGAACGACATCAGCGAGAACAACCTGTCAGGCGGCAAGCTAGGCGGCAAGCTGCTGGCGATCAATCTCGGCTCCAACGCCTTGTCCGCTACGGTTGACGAGGAGCTGCTCAAGGCTTCCGGGATCGAGACGCCGCTCAAGGAGGATTGGACGTGGACGGACTTCGACGCGCTCGGCGAGAAGCTGAAGGCCAGCGGCAAGATGATCGTTGCCGACCTGCGCCATGATGTGTTCTTCCCATTCTTCCTCAGAATGAACAACCAGCATATGTACAACGGCACCGATTACACACTTGGCTATGATGACGACAAATATTTCGTCGATTTCTATACGATGTATAAGGGCTGGTATGACAAAGGATACCTGCTGTCGCTCGACAAGCTGGCTCAGAAGAAGGGTACGCCAGAGGACGACGAGATGGTCATGGGCAATGCTGCGGCGGCAATCGGCTGGTCCAATCAGTATCTGCTGGCGGCCAATACGGCCAACCGTCCGCTGGCGATGCAGCCTGTGCCAGGCTGGTCCTCGAATGGCGCGTTGTTCCTGAAGCCGAGCATGTTCTTTGCCGTCTCAGAGAGCTCTGCCATCAAGGAAGAAGCGGCGAAATTCATCGACTTCTTCGTGAACGATATTGAGGCGAACAAAATCATTAAGGGCGAGCGTGGCGTGCCGGTGTCCTCCAAGGTGCGCGATGAGTTGAAGCCGCTGCTGTCCGAGCAAGAAACTAAAATCTTCGAGTACGTTGCCTGGGCAGAGCAGAACAGCACCGCGATGGACCCTCCGAACCCCGTAGGCGCGGTCGAGGTCGATAAGCTGTTGAAGGACACGGTGGAGCAAATTCTGTACAACAAAACCTCGGTTGAGGATGCGGCGAAAAAATTCCGCGAGGATGCGAACAAGATATTGGCGAAGAACAAACCATAA
- a CDS encoding response regulator transcription factor has protein sequence MYNVLLADDENIILEGISRIVDWEASGTRLSAIARNGQEALQSIHESPPDIVISDIRMPGMDGIELVRQTLAAYPGIRFILLTGYSEFDYAQQAMKHGVKHYLLKPCNEKQISQALDELVEELRQQDSREQFLDHIKARMKKMLPYVKEQFLKEFVTNKTYGRQDWEYYRRLFDFGEEPSNVRLVLVQLEKPHEFEHLFAFKNIAEDILSPSLLMLSSTIGDNMLFMVRDAGKSALLSQLQQIRETFLTYYKIDCTIALSEVGEISESRQLYKSTLECLRHRFYVGEGSLITTEDIRFPGLPVRKEELAFDDEPLLMAVRSGDWEQACAELERFFQELSELMPDESAVKSYGMQLCFGLIRQGSADKQADYLRQLAQMQQMDTIVQLREQITELTRALTASMFELNRSRHSAVISKMLDIIHCNLGNPELQLNWIAQEMMYMNPDYLGKLFKKEVGEKFSNYVMKARIERAKELICSVHDMKIFELADQLGFGENPQYFSQVFKKYTGHSPSEYGRLAGGERPEF, from the coding sequence ATGTATAACGTACTGCTTGCCGATGATGAGAATATTATCTTGGAGGGTATCTCCCGTATCGTCGATTGGGAGGCTTCCGGCACCCGGCTATCCGCTATCGCCCGCAACGGGCAGGAAGCGCTGCAATCTATCCACGAATCGCCGCCGGATATTGTCATTAGCGACATCCGCATGCCGGGCATGGACGGCATCGAGCTGGTGCGCCAGACGCTCGCTGCCTATCCCGGCATTCGCTTCATTCTGCTGACCGGCTACAGTGAATTCGATTATGCCCAGCAGGCGATGAAGCACGGGGTCAAGCATTATCTGCTCAAGCCATGCAACGAGAAGCAGATCTCTCAGGCGCTGGACGAGCTGGTCGAGGAGCTTAGGCAGCAGGATAGCCGCGAGCAATTTCTCGATCATATCAAGGCGCGCATGAAGAAGATGCTGCCCTACGTGAAGGAGCAATTTCTGAAGGAATTCGTGACCAACAAAACATACGGCAGACAGGATTGGGAGTATTACCGCCGTCTGTTCGACTTCGGCGAGGAGCCGAGCAATGTGAGGCTGGTGCTGGTACAACTGGAGAAGCCCCATGAATTCGAGCACCTATTCGCCTTCAAAAATATTGCCGAGGATATCCTCAGCCCCTCCCTGCTGATGCTCAGCTCGACGATCGGCGACAACATGCTATTCATGGTACGCGATGCGGGCAAGTCAGCGCTGCTCTCCCAGCTTCAGCAGATACGTGAAACCTTCCTCACCTACTATAAGATTGATTGCACGATCGCGCTTAGCGAAGTCGGAGAAATCAGCGAGTCGAGGCAGTTGTATAAAAGCACGCTGGAGTGTCTGCGACACCGCTTCTATGTTGGCGAGGGCAGTCTGATTACGACGGAGGACATTCGTTTTCCCGGCCTGCCTGTGCGCAAGGAGGAGCTGGCCTTCGATGACGAGCCGCTGCTGATGGCCGTTCGCAGCGGCGACTGGGAGCAGGCATGTGCGGAGCTGGAGCGATTCTTCCAGGAGCTGAGTGAATTGATGCCGGACGAGTCCGCAGTGAAATCCTATGGCATGCAGCTATGCTTCGGCTTGATCCGCCAGGGCAGCGCAGACAAGCAGGCGGACTATCTCAGGCAGCTCGCTCAGATGCAGCAGATGGATACGATTGTTCAGTTGCGCGAGCAGATTACCGAGCTGACGCGCGCGCTTACCGCGAGCATGTTCGAGCTGAATCGCAGCCGCCACAGCGCCGTTATCTCCAAGATGCTCGATATTATCCACTGCAATCTGGGTAACCCCGAGCTGCAATTGAACTGGATCGCCCAGGAGATGATGTATATGAATCCCGACTATCTCGGCAAGCTGTTCAAGAAGGAGGTCGGAGAGAAATTTTCCAACTATGTGATGAAGGCGCGCATCGAGAGGGCGAAGGAGCTGATCTGCTCGGTACATGATATGAAGATATTCGAGCTGGCTGATCAGCTCGGCTTCGGCGAGAATCCGCAGTATTTCAGCCAGGTATTCAAGAAATATACAGGACATAGCCCCTCTGAATACGGACGCCTTGCTGGCGGAGAGAGACCGGAATTTTGA
- a CDS encoding sensor histidine kinase: MKLLSKLSSFQVMRIKYKLFFLFLMIALIVCLTTIQLHRYTFSTYDRQLYKESANVLNLSSTVIEMELRKLERLSFNFIADPQMQSLLRQLRNEQSEYERYRLHVDLNEKLQNYTTEEQFIAAIHFIDTEGNELIAGNRIRHTPEESRRSIAQRSREKKGDVIWQAASEGEQSVILSRAVRSYSNLTLDYLGTLMIRIDMHMLVNRVLKKSTYQEGRLSILSNNEVIYTNAAQSALLPLPDDSATSGYQITREQGQQVFKTYVKSAYTEWNYMNVIPYGTIFHSINMMKNIIYMIYAALFLFVVVLGFKLSKSITLPIISLNGKMKKVGAGNFTVAQQRLEQPFAMDEIGQLHRNFDSMVQRINELIDENYAKQLTIKDSEFRALQAQINPHFLYNTLESINWQAKLNRQPQISAMVEALGSLMRFAIGRQKHLIQLGEELQIVEHYITIQKFRFEDRLRFEMRVPEHLRDSLMPKLTLQPLLENSIQYGLEQMTTTCYISVEATASEGVLELRVSDNGPGMDAELVRTWRSSTSFKGNGIGLTNIDERIKQTFGPEYGLDITSKPGEGTTVLIRMPDRKENHHV; the protein is encoded by the coding sequence ATGAAGCTGCTGAGCAAGCTTTCCTCCTTCCAGGTGATGCGCATCAAGTATAAGTTGTTTTTTCTATTTCTGATGATCGCACTGATTGTCTGCCTGACGACGATTCAACTGCATCGTTATACCTTCTCTACCTATGACCGCCAGTTGTACAAGGAATCCGCCAATGTACTCAATCTGTCCTCGACGGTAATCGAGATGGAGCTGCGCAAGCTGGAGCGCCTCTCCTTCAACTTCATCGCCGACCCGCAGATGCAGAGCCTGCTCAGGCAGCTTCGCAATGAGCAATCGGAATATGAGCGCTATCGGCTTCATGTCGATCTGAATGAGAAGCTGCAAAATTATACTACCGAGGAGCAGTTCATTGCAGCCATCCACTTTATCGATACAGAGGGCAATGAGCTGATCGCTGGCAATCGGATCAGGCATACGCCCGAGGAGAGCAGACGCTCCATCGCTCAGCGCAGCCGGGAGAAGAAGGGCGATGTCATCTGGCAAGCTGCCTCAGAAGGCGAGCAGTCCGTCATCTTGAGCCGCGCCGTCCGATCCTACTCCAATCTTACGCTCGACTACCTGGGTACATTGATGATCCGCATCGATATGCATATGCTCGTCAACCGGGTGCTGAAAAAATCGACCTACCAGGAGGGCAGGCTGAGCATTCTCTCCAACAACGAAGTCATCTATACGAATGCCGCTCAAAGCGCCCTCCTTCCGCTGCCGGACGATTCCGCTACCTCCGGCTACCAGATTACACGCGAGCAGGGGCAGCAGGTGTTCAAAACCTACGTCAAGTCTGCCTATACCGAGTGGAACTATATGAATGTCATCCCTTATGGCACCATCTTCCATTCGATCAACATGATGAAGAACATCATCTATATGATCTATGCCGCCTTATTCCTATTTGTCGTTGTACTGGGCTTCAAGCTGTCCAAGAGCATCACCCTTCCGATCATCAGCCTCAATGGCAAGATGAAGAAGGTCGGGGCGGGTAACTTCACGGTGGCGCAGCAGCGACTGGAGCAGCCCTTTGCAATGGATGAGATCGGGCAACTGCATCGCAACTTCGACAGCATGGTGCAGCGGATCAATGAGCTGATCGACGAGAACTATGCCAAGCAACTGACGATTAAGGATTCTGAGTTTCGGGCGCTGCAGGCGCAGATTAACCCGCATTTTCTATACAATACGCTGGAATCCATCAACTGGCAAGCCAAGCTCAACCGCCAGCCCCAAATCTCGGCCATGGTCGAGGCGCTCGGCTCGCTGATGCGGTTCGCCATCGGCCGGCAGAAGCATCTGATTCAGCTTGGCGAGGAGCTGCAGATTGTGGAGCACTATATTACGATTCAGAAATTCCGCTTCGAAGACCGGCTTCGCTTCGAGATGAGGGTGCCCGAGCATTTGCGCGACTCGCTCATGCCGAAGCTGACGCTGCAGCCGCTGCTGGAGAACTCGATTCAATATGGACTGGAGCAGATGACTACGACCTGCTATATCTCGGTCGAGGCCACAGCTTCGGAGGGCGTGCTGGAGCTGCGTGTTAGCGACAATGGCCCCGGGATGGATGCCGAGCTGGTCCGCACCTGGCGCAGCTCCACCTCCTTCAAGGGCAACGGCATCGGCTTGACCAATATCGACGAGCGCATCAAGCAGACCTTCGGCCCCGAATATGGCCTGGACATCACGAGTAAGCCCGGAGAAGGCACGACTGTGCTCATCCGCATGCCTGACCGAAAGGAGAATCATCATGTATAA
- a CDS encoding helix-turn-helix domain-containing protein has product MPHNTNELISTRYGKLPGFYVEYVKRAGPYTMDSDHFHSYYEIYYMLSGESIYFVKDRTYKVVRGDLVFIPPRELHKTMYAGEAAHERLIIHFDDELLNRMFGDQTEFMLRPFRQEHPVLHLPIDERLAMDQQLRLILSEMERQDSGYPVAIAQAVTAVMLGASRYLEHNKPLALPYETRMHSKIFEVVRYINRHYMNPIRLDALADHFYISPYYLSRKFKEVTGFSFSDYLILTRVKEAQRLLRESTLSITEIAAEVGFDNFSHFGKTFKKITKQAPRDYRNHRQLG; this is encoded by the coding sequence GTGCCGCATAACACCAATGAGCTCATCAGTACCCGCTACGGCAAACTACCGGGGTTCTATGTCGAGTATGTCAAGCGAGCCGGGCCGTACACGATGGATTCGGATCATTTTCACAGCTACTACGAAATCTACTATATGCTGTCTGGAGAGAGCATTTACTTTGTCAAGGACCGCACGTATAAGGTGGTGCGGGGCGATCTTGTATTCATTCCCCCCAGGGAGCTGCACAAGACGATGTATGCTGGCGAAGCGGCGCATGAGCGGCTCATCATTCATTTTGATGACGAGCTGTTGAACCGCATGTTCGGCGACCAGACCGAGTTCATGCTCCGCCCGTTCCGGCAGGAGCACCCGGTGCTGCATCTGCCGATCGATGAGCGGCTAGCGATGGATCAGCAGCTTCGGCTCATCCTGAGCGAGATGGAGCGCCAGGACAGCGGCTATCCCGTCGCCATCGCGCAGGCCGTCACGGCGGTTATGCTGGGCGCCTCCCGCTATCTGGAGCATAACAAGCCGCTGGCGCTGCCTTATGAGACGCGGATGCACAGCAAAATCTTCGAGGTCGTGCGGTACATTAACCGCCACTATATGAACCCGATACGGCTGGATGCGCTGGCCGATCATTTTTACATCAGCCCTTACTATCTGAGCCGCAAGTTCAAGGAGGTGACCGGCTTCTCCTTCTCCGATTACTTGATTCTTACCCGGGTGAAGGAGGCACAGCGGCTGCTGCGCGAGTCGACACTCAGCATTACAGAGATAGCAGCAGAGGTGGGCTTTGACAACTTCTCGCACTTCGGCAAGACGTTCAAGAAGATTACGAAGCAGGCACCGCGCGATTACAGGAATCATCGCCAGCTCGGTTAA
- a CDS encoding Gfo/Idh/MocA family protein: MSSKKKYVLVGSGGRAEFFYGAIATDFRETSELLAFCDINQTRMDYANKRLTDEYKYPAVRTYKTDQFDQMIANEKPDFVIVTSVDRTHHTYIIRALELGCDVITEKPMTVDERKCQEIIDAVERTGRNVRVTFNYRYAPHHTKARELIAEGVIGKVTSVHFEWLLNTQHGADYFRRWHRDKRNSGGLLVHKSTHHFDLVNFWIDSQPDTVFAFGDLLFYGRENAESRGVTQFYDRATGNPHAENDPFALHLDQNDHLKEMYLNAEHEDGYRRDQSVFGDGINIEDTMGVMVRYKNNAILTYSLNAYLPWEGYRIAFNGTGGRLEMTIIEKSYVNSGGDKSQEGALKGKTMTVFPMFGAPYEVEVEEGEGGHGGGDPVLLNDLFGTPSEDKWNRAANHVDGARSILTGIAANRSIATGLPVKVDPLVTFNR; the protein is encoded by the coding sequence ATGAGCAGCAAGAAGAAGTATGTATTGGTAGGCAGCGGAGGGCGGGCTGAGTTTTTCTATGGAGCCATTGCGACCGATTTCAGGGAGACCTCGGAGCTGCTGGCCTTTTGCGATATTAACCAGACCCGGATGGACTATGCCAATAAACGGTTAACCGATGAATATAAATATCCGGCCGTGCGCACGTACAAAACCGACCAGTTCGATCAGATGATCGCGAACGAGAAGCCGGATTTTGTGATCGTGACCAGTGTGGATCGGACGCACCATACCTATATTATTCGTGCCTTGGAGCTGGGCTGCGATGTCATTACCGAGAAGCCGATGACAGTTGACGAGCGCAAATGCCAGGAAATTATCGATGCAGTCGAGCGCACTGGCCGCAATGTGCGCGTGACGTTCAATTACCGCTATGCACCGCATCACACGAAGGCGCGCGAGCTGATAGCCGAGGGCGTGATCGGCAAGGTAACGTCCGTTCACTTCGAATGGCTGCTGAATACGCAGCATGGCGCTGACTACTTCCGCAGATGGCACCGCGACAAGCGCAATAGCGGCGGGCTGCTGGTGCACAAGTCGACGCATCACTTCGACCTGGTTAACTTCTGGATCGACTCGCAGCCGGACACCGTATTCGCCTTCGGCGATCTGCTGTTCTATGGACGGGAGAATGCAGAGTCGCGTGGCGTCACACAGTTCTATGATCGGGCAACTGGCAATCCGCACGCTGAGAACGATCCGTTCGCGCTGCACCTCGATCAGAACGACCATCTGAAGGAAATGTATCTGAATGCTGAGCATGAGGACGGCTATCGCCGTGATCAGAGCGTGTTCGGAGATGGAATTAATATTGAAGATACGATGGGCGTTATGGTAAGGTATAAAAATAATGCGATATTGACGTACTCGCTCAATGCTTACTTGCCTTGGGAGGGCTACCGGATTGCCTTTAATGGCACGGGTGGACGGCTGGAGATGACGATCATCGAGAAATCGTATGTCAACTCGGGCGGCGACAAATCGCAGGAGGGCGCACTCAAGGGCAAGACGATGACGGTCTTCCCGATGTTCGGGGCGCCATATGAAGTTGAGGTTGAGGAAGGCGAGGGCGGACATGGCGGCGGAGATCCGGTGCTGCTCAATGATCTGTTCGGCACGCCATCCGAGGATAAGTGGAACCGTGCCGCGAACCATGTGGACGGTGCCAGATCGATACTGACGGGCATCGCTGCCAACCGCTCTATCGCGACTGGACTTCCGGTCAAGGTTGATCCGCTCGTCACATTTAATCGCTAA